One segment of Takifugu rubripes chromosome 5, fTakRub1.2, whole genome shotgun sequence DNA contains the following:
- the LOC101079206 gene encoding zinc finger protein 281-like, with translation MSIIQDKLGNEFLRSNGSMDSGFGPGMIMFSHLPPVTSFTRLAAHSVVQDLPPADVILKKERDSPDCSMDAQGGRMGCASMGNYVHTMGIKQENLSEQDSCLLVYPGATGKAAGLLGVPASNNQNLLMHDLNLGQLPSQFGKEPAGSKGRRSNGDGQEGKPRKRRSEAKQSLMLDADGGLSPGSKPHICEHCAASFRSSYHLRRHVLIHTGERPFRCSQCNMSFIQKYLLQRHEKIHSGEKPFSCDQCNMRFIQKYHMERHKRTHSGEKPYRCETCQQYFSRTDRLLKHKRTCGEAIKRGLEPGMMDLACIDMGQGSYGITQGNAGRKRGRSKNSAEGGERRRKKGYGGAVRISHGHDNAPGGYGVHEYSVENQVSSSTEPGPSMHPDHHGHAPKIAFKKANRKNLHKAGLANAKEDLLEQRGGMDDLGLMHATAAKVAPASSNYDDAMQFLKKRRYLQAANGAAAPVVMGGGSGEYDMGLGHMSAQQPVAQGAISSVLDSEAPLGLDKSGIPDEVLQSILDHYAQKPDGSHQDAHFHLAEQHVELNAASANGADMGHASGTPSPPGDKTVMMHEYSRFLLQALERTSHSAGFPVGPGAPASEPFTSSCSGNPLYADKNIYTTSPLECGYGQSVPSPSLPSSVPKSHFVMLTGSSPQHSFHLGSLDAAPHQQLTPSQELTEQMEKQHSSTPPSYQLSPSDLNSQKGHSPGKTGTAVYPLAPTPDLASLDSSKSYQIENFAQAFGSQFKSDGGHGLSYGTDSGGEVDHRLQTSVSEFSGFTSLLSDVNETASSGPKTTTSQSYR, from the exons ATGAGCATCATTCAAGACAAACTAGGCAATGAATTCCTGCGCTCTAACGGGAGCATGGACTCCGGTTTTGGCCCTGGCATGATAATGTTCAGCCATCTTCCTCCAGTGACCAGCTTCACCCGGCTGGCTGCCCACTCCGTCGTGCAGGACCTCCCGCCGGCAGACGTGATCCTGAAGAAGGAGCGAGATTCTCCGGACTGCAGCATGGACGCTCAGGGTGGACGCATGGGCTGCGCGTCTATGGGAAACTATGTTCACACAATGGGCATCAAGCAAGAGAATCTGTCTGAGCAAGACAGCTGTCTGCTGGTTTACCCTGGAGCGACGGGGAAGGCCGCCGGGCTGCTGGGGGTGCCAGCGAGCAAcaaccagaacctgctgatgcaCGACCTCAACCTGGGCCAA CTGCCGAGTCAGTTCGGGAAGGAGCCCGCTGGGAGCAAAGGTCGGAGGTCAAATGGTGATGGACAGGAGGGAAAACCCAGGAAGAGAAGAAGCGAAGCAAAG CAATCATTAATGCTGGATGCAGATGGAGGCCTGTCACCAGGAAGTAAACCTCACATCTGCGAGCACTGCGCGGCATCGTTCAGGAGCTCGTATCACCTGCGCAGACATGTTCTCATTCACACAG GTGAACGACCCTTCAGATGCAGCCAGTGCAACATGAGTTTTATTCAGAAATACCTCCTTCAGCGACACGAGAAGATCCACAGTG GAGAGAAGCCATTCAGCTGTGATCAGTGCAACATGCGCTTCATTCAGAAGTACCACATGGAGCGGCACAAGAGGACGCACAGCGGCGAGAAGCCGTACAGATGTGAGACTTGCCAACAG TATTTTTCGAGGACAGACCGACTGCTGAAGCACAAGCGGACGTGTGGAGAAGCCATAAAAAGGGGTCTGGAACCCGGCATGATGGATCTGGCTTGTATCGATATGGGACAAGGCAGCTATGGAATCACTCAGGGAAAcgctgggaggaagagggggcgGTCCAAAAACTCTGCTGAGGGAGGCgagcggaggaggaagaaggggtaCGGTGGAGCGGTGAGGATATCGCACGGCCATGACAACGCACCGGGGGGCTACGGCGTCCATGAATACTCTGTTGAGAATCAGGTGTCGTCCTCCACCGAGCCGGGACCCAGCATGCACCCGGACCACCACGGCCACGCTCCAAAGATCGCCTTCAAGAAGGCAAACCGCAAGAATCTGCACAAAGCAGGTCTGGCCAATGCCAAAGAAGACCTGTTGGAGCAGAGAGGCGGCATGGACGACCTCGGCCTCATGCACGCCACCGCCGCTAAAGTGGCGCCCGCCAGCAGCAACTACGACGACGCCATGCAGTTCCTGAAGAAACGGCGCTACCTTCAAGCAGCAAACGGGGCGGCCGCGCCCGTGGTGATGGGGGGAGGGAGCGGCGAGTACGACATGGGCTTGGGTCACATGTCCGCCCAGCAACCTGTCGCTCAGGGCGCCATCTCCAGCGTGCTGGACAGCGAGGCGCCGCTCGGCCTCGACAAATCAGGGATCCCCGACGAGGTGCTGCAAAGCATCCTCGACCACTACGCGCAGAAACCTGACGGCTCGCACCAGGACGCCCACTTCCACTTGGCGGAGCAGCACGTGGAGCTGAACGCCGCCTCGGCCAACGGCGCCGACATGGGTCACGCCTCGGGCACCCCCAGTCCACCTGGAGACAAAACTGTCATGATGCACGAGTACTCTCGCTTCTTGCTGCAGGCTCTTGAGCGCACCAGCCACAGTGCCGGATTCCCGGTGGGCCCGGGGGCTCCTGCCTCAGAACCTTTCACCAGCTCCTGCTCCGGGAACCCTCTGTACGCCGACAAGAACATCTACACCACGTCCCCGCTGGAGTGTGGCTACGGCCAGTCGGTGCCCTCGCCTTCGCTGCCTTCCTCTGTGCCAAAGTCTCACTTTGTGATGCTGACGGGCTCCTCGCCACAGCACAGCTTCCACCTGGGCAGCCTGGACGCCgccccccaccagcagctcacGCCATCTCAGGAGCTCACCGAGCAGATGGAGAAGCAgcactcctccactcctccttcctaccagctcagcccgtctgaCCTGAACAGTCAGAAGGGGCACTCGCCGGGCAAGACCGGCACGGCGGTCTACCCGCTGGCGCCCACCCCAGACCTGGCCTCGCTGGACTCCTCCAAGTCCTACCAGATAGAAAACTTTGCTCAAGCCTTCGGCTCCCAGTTCAAGTCGGACGGCGGCCACGGCTTGTCTTACGGCACCGACTCTGGCGGCGAGGTGGATCACAGACTGCAGACGTCTGTGTCTGAATTCTCAGGGTTTACTAGTTTGTTATCCGATGTCAATGAAACAGCAAGTTCAGGACCCAAAACTACCACAAGCCAAAGCTACAGATGA